One region of Gossypium raimondii isolate GPD5lz chromosome 6, ASM2569854v1, whole genome shotgun sequence genomic DNA includes:
- the LOC105771997 gene encoding uncharacterized protein LOC105771997: MPNLNTSETPVSPTTKTGSQSHSIGEDTLFQAMLKVLERVARPGSGSRGRGSVTERLRSNGAKLFRGVTRVASTVAEYLLEATERIMNDIDCTPKQKLKGAVSLLRDKGKYVGVSYVDARKCKFMNLTQGDRSVVEYEVEFLRLSHYTRGMVASKYEKCVRFEDGLRDNLMVLIAPQREREFTVLVGKAKIAEKVKHVERQNRDRERGKSKRDSKTSSSVQRPKEQARPDGPIRVGVPIAPNGIQPCGGCGRRHPDECWRRLGTCLMCGSLEHHIRECPQQAD, from the exons ATGCCAAATTTAAACACGAGTGAGACACCGGTTTCGCCTACTACTAAGACTGGTTCTCAAAGTCATTCGATTGGGGAAGACACATTGTTCCAAGCCATGTTGAAGGTATTGGAGAGGGTCGCTAGACCCGGTTCTGGATCTCGGGGCCGTGGGTCGGTAACTGAGCGACTCCGGTCTAATGGAGCTAAATTGTTTAGAGGTGTCACTAGAGTCGCCTCTACTGTGGCCGAGTATTTGTTGGAGGCCACTGAGAGAATTATGAATGATATTGACTGTACTCCTAAGCAGAAACTTAAGGGTGCAGTTTCTTTGCTTCGTGACAAG GGGAAGTATGTGGGTGTGAGCTATGTAGATGCTCGTAAGTGTAAGTTCATGAATCTCACGCAAGGTGATAGATCCGTGGTCGAGTATGAGGTCGAGTTTTTGAGGTTGAGCCACTACACTCGAGGCATGGTGGCGTCTAAATATGAGAAATGCGTCCGTTTTGAGGACGGCTTGAGAGATAATTTGATGGTATTGATTGCTCCACAGAGGGAGCGAGAGTTCACTGTTCTGGTTGGTAAGGCGAAGATCGCCGAGAAAGTTAAGCACGTGGAGCGCCAAAATAGGGACCGAGAGAGAGGCAAGAGTAAGAGGGATTCAAAGACCTCTAGTTCTGTTCAGAGGCCTAAGGAACAGGCCAGACCTGATGGGCCTATTAGAGTGGGGGTTCCTATTGCTCCTAATGGGATTCAGCCTTGCGGGGGTTGTGGTAGGCGCCATCCGGATGAGTGTTGGAGGAGGTTAGGGACTTGTTTGATGTGTGGATCCTTGGAGCATCATATTAGAGAGTGTCCACAGCAGGCTGATTAG